In a single window of the Solea senegalensis isolate Sse05_10M linkage group LG1, IFAPA_SoseM_1, whole genome shotgun sequence genome:
- the tcf21 gene encoding transcription factor 21: MSTGSLSDVDDELLDGILKFGSSGKDSNESTEESSNCEGPCANDEQRIAPGKRRKTASRKKARKGGAQQEGKQVQRNAANARERARMRVLSKAFSRLKTSLPWVPSDTKLSKLDTLRLASSYIAHLRQILANDKYENGYIHPVNLTWPFMVAGKPENELKEMLNTTRLCGTTAS; this comes from the exons ATGTCCACCGGGTCTCTCAGTGACGTCGACGACGAGCTCCTGGACGGCATCCTGAAGTTTGGCTCCTCCGGCAAAGACTCCAACgagagcacagaggagagctCCAACTGCGAGGGCCCGTGCGCAAACGACGAACAGAGGATCGCGCCGGGCAAGAGGAGGAAGACCGCGTCCCGGAAAAAGGCACGTAAGGGTGGGGCACAGCAGGAGGGCAAGCAGGTGCAGAGGAACGCGGCCAACGCGCGCGAGAGAGCGAGGATGCGCGTCCTGTCCAAAGCCTTCTCCCGGCTGAAGACGTCTCTACCGTGGGTACCATCGGACACCAAGCTCTCCAAACTGGACACGCTGCGCTTGGCGTCCAGTTACATCGCGCACCTCCGGCAGATACTCGCCAACGACAAATACGAGAACGGATATATTCATCCAGTAAACCTG ACGTGGCCTTTCATGGTGGCTGGCAAACCGGAGAACGAGTTGAAGGAGATGCTGAACACAACGAGGTTATGTGGCACAACTGCATCCTGA